In Clavibacter capsici, a single genomic region encodes these proteins:
- a CDS encoding relaxase domain-containing protein, translating to MFQMRALTLSGFAQGCPTPLADESEGTWIGGSPTGVDPSRPVSPSQFRDIAARATDPVTASPALLELTFDVPRSVSVVWATESEEIRVLLTETVLRAVDDTLQMLDSAWVFARRGAGGVAQIDVASPIAGCAFLHYFDRQGKPALHVHVDVINAVLGSDGQVSGMDVTTFRSADELAHERYASSLMSGLRELVGVASEISYGDDRRTHFEVAGVDPALIWDLPRVPLTPQDPRS from the coding sequence ATGTTTCAGATGCGAGCGCTGACTCTCTCCGGGTTCGCCCAGGGGTGTCCTACGCCGCTCGCAGATGAAAGTGAGGGCACTTGGATCGGTGGATCCCCGACCGGCGTTGACCCGTCCAGGCCGGTTTCCCCGTCGCAGTTTCGCGACATCGCGGCTCGCGCGACTGATCCCGTCACCGCGTCGCCGGCGCTCCTGGAGCTTACGTTCGACGTCCCTCGATCGGTGTCCGTCGTCTGGGCCACGGAGTCGGAGGAGATCCGTGTACTGCTGACGGAGACAGTTCTCCGCGCCGTCGACGACACGTTGCAGATGCTCGACTCGGCGTGGGTGTTCGCTCGCCGTGGTGCCGGCGGTGTTGCACAGATCGACGTGGCCTCCCCCATCGCGGGGTGCGCGTTTCTGCACTACTTCGACCGTCAGGGGAAGCCGGCCCTGCATGTCCACGTCGACGTCATCAACGCGGTACTCGGATCGGATGGGCAGGTCTCGGGCATGGATGTGACCACCTTCCGATCCGCGGACGAGCTGGCCCACGAGAGGTACGCGTCGTCCCTCATGTCCGGGCTGCGTGAGCTCGTCGGCGTCGCATCCGAGATCTCCTACGGCGACGACCGCCGCACGCACTTCGAGGTTGCCGGTGTCGACCCGGCGCTGATCTGGGATCTGCCCCGGGTGCCCCTGACTCCCCAGGATCCACGCTCATGA